DNA from Tsuneonella dongtanensis:
CACGCGCATTTCGATCATTCGATGGCCGATGCGCAATTCCAGCGGCTTGGCGCAAAGATATTGGTGGGTGAGGCGGACGTCGGCGCCGTCGAAAAGGGCACTCTGGTGACCGCCAAGTACGTCCTGCCGCCCGATGAGCAGAAGAGCTACCCGACGTTGGAAGTTGATTGGCCGGTCGACGATGGCGAAGAACTGCGGCTCGGCGACAAGACCATCCTTGCGATCGCCACCCCCGACCACACCGACGGATCCACCTGTTACGTTCTCCAGGCGGGGGGGCGGACGGTACTATTCGGCGGCGACACGATCCTGTTCGATTACCGTCTGGGCGCGCAAGGCACTCCTTTTGCCGATAACGAAAGATACGGGGCGTCCCTCAAAAAGCTGGCCACGCTGGGTTTGAACCCAAAGTCCAGTATTCGCTGGGACATTCTCCTCCCCGGACACGGCACAATCGTCTTGAACCGCGCATATCTCGACGTGTCGAAGGGCATGCGTCAGGTCCAGTTGGACCTCTCGGATGGAATACCGGTCAACGCATTGCCATTCGGCAACCTCTATTATCGGCAGATGATGTTCGGTCGACCGGTTGCGGCACGCTGAGCGCCGCGGCACGCGAATGAGTTTAACGCTCGGCACAGTTTGTTTGTCTGCTCTTCGAGTGGTGTGACTTTAGGCAGACATTCCGCTTCCGGCCCAGGAGCAGTCGATCAGCTAGGCGCCCTCGAGTCGGTCATTCCGGCCAGAAAGGTCAATGCCCGAAAGTAGCCGTCCATTCAGAAAAGCCCCCTCGACAGGTTCCCGCCCTCATTTCGGCCATTCGCAACCAAGCCGCAATCTCCTCGAAGCGGACAGCCAGCTTTCGGGCTCCGCCGCCTAGCTACTGAATGCCAGCAAGGTGAGTGCAAACTGGTCGTTTCCGACCACTCGCTCGATCAGCGTCCTCTAGGTGAACAGGTGAGAGCCTCCTCGTGGGAGGAGCGATATTCCTACTGTTGGCGCGACTGGTCGGTTGAAAGCTCACCAATAGGAGCGGACGAAGCGCTGTCGCGCGCAATAGCTCGTACAGACCCGTCGGTTTGCATGGCAGATCGTTCTATTCGACCGGCCTACTTTATCGGCCTTCCGGTGCACCTCGAGCACGTCCCAACACGAACGTGATCGCCACGCCAAGCGCCGTCAGGGAACCTAACGGCGTCAACGCGAGCGGGAAACTGTCTGTGCGCTCGTGAATGGCGCCGACCGCCGCGTTGGCGCCGGCGGTACCGAGGTGAGCGATGGCATTGATGGCGGCAAGACCCGCAGCGGCGATCGACGGCGCCAGGGTTTCCGACGACAGCGCCCAGAACGGGCCCTTGATTGCGTAATTTCCAAGCAGGACGAGTGTGAGCAGGACCATCGTCACCGCCAACGACGAAGTCAGAAGGGTCGCAAAGATCGAACACGTCGTCAGAAGGAGCGGAAATCCGGTTGCACGGATGCGCTCTCCGTTCCTGTCAGCGCGGCGCCCCCAATAAAGCATGAAAGCCGCCGCCACTGCAAAGGGAAGGGTATTGAGCGCAGCGGTCTCCCAAATCGACACGCCGAACGACTTGA
Protein-coding regions in this window:
- a CDS encoding MBL fold metallo-hydrolase, which codes for MPREEIPAQQAKLRERRAPDIAVTQTEEGQSVAYDAFTWQRRELAKRLPLDEPWPAEKDIEATLARFDLDKPPVSEVLPAPSRVAPDVYLVASKTNHAYLIDAGPAGLVLVDPGPETNVEVILANVESLGFARTDIKWVINTHAHFDHSMADAQFQRLGAKILVGEADVGAVEKGTLVTAKYVLPPDEQKSYPTLEVDWPVDDGEELRLGDKTILAIATPDHTDGSTCYVLQAGGRTVLFGGDTILFDYRLGAQGTPFADNERYGASLKKLATLGLNPKSSIRWDILLPGHGTIVLNRAYLDVSKGMRQVQLDLSDGIPVNALPFGNLYYRQMMFGRPVAAR